The Streptomyces sp. V3I7 genome segment CGCGCCTACTCCTTCCCGCGGAACCGGTCCCGCAGCTCGCGCTTGAGGATCTTCCCGCTGGCGTTGCGCGGCAGCTCCTCCACGAACAGCACGCGCTTGGGCGCCTTGAAGGAGGCGAGCTTCTCCCGTGCGTGGGCGATCAGTTCGGCCTCGGTGAGCTCCCCGCGCGGGACGACGACCGCCGTGACGGCCTCGATCCACCGCTCGTCGGGCAGGCCGATCACGGCGGCCTCGGCGACGCCCTCGTGCGTGTACAGGGCGTCCTCGACCTGCCGTGAAGCGATCAGCACACCACCGGAGTTGATGACGTCCTTCACCCGGTCGACGACCGTGAGGTAGCCGTCGGCGTCCCGCACCGCGAGGTCTCCGGAGTGGAACCAGCCGTCGCGGAACGCCTCGGCGGTCTCCTCGGGCTTGTCCCAGTACCCCTCGCACAACTGCGGTGAGCGGTAGACGACTTCGCCGGGGGTGCCGTCGGGCACGTCGCGGCCGTCCTCGTCGACCACGCGCGCGTCCACGAACAGCACCGGGCGGCCGCAGGAGTCCAGCCGCCCCTCGTGCTCGTCCGGTCCGAGAACCGTGGTCAGCGGACCGGCCTCGCTCTGGCCGAAGCAGTTGTAGAAGGCCAGCCCGGGCAGCCGTGCCCGCAGCCGCTCCAGCACGGGGACCGGCATGATCGAGGCGCCGTAGTACGCCTTGCGCAGTCCGCCGAGGTCGCGGGTGGCGAAGTCGGGGCGGTTCGAGAGGGCGATCCACACGGTGGGCGGGGCGAACAGGCTGTCCACGCGGCCGGCCTCGATCAGGTCGAACAGCACGTCCCCGTCCGGCGCGTCGAGCACGATGTTGGTCGCGCCGATCGCGAGACAGGGCAGCAGGAACGCGTGCATCTGGGCCGAGTGGTACAGCGGCAGCGCGTGCGCGGGCCGGTCGCCCGGACTCATGTCGAGAGCCACGATCGCGCTCAGGTACTCGTGCACCAGGGCCCGGTGGGTCATCATCGCGCCCTTCGGAAGGGCGGTGGTGCCGGAGGTGTAGAGCAGCTGGACCAGGTCCTCGGCGCGCGGTTCGGGACCGTCGTACGGCGCTTTCCGCGCCAGCCGGTCCAGGAGCGAGCCGTCGGCGTCCCGCAGCGGCAACGCCGTGACTCCGTCCGGAAGTTGCCCGGCGAGGTCCGGGTCGGTGAGGACGAGGGCGCTTCCCGACTGGCCGATGATGTACACCAGGTCGTCGCCGGTCAGGTTCTGGTTCACCGGCACGTGCACGAGGCCCGCGCGGGCGCAGGCGAGGAAGGCGATCAGGTAGGCGTCGGAGTTGTGGCCGTAGGCGCCGACCCGGTCCCCGGGTGCCACGCCCTGAGCGAGGAGCACGGCCGCCGCGCGGGAGACGGCGTCGTCGAGTTCCTCGTACGTCCACGTGCGCGTGCCGTACTCCAGCGCGATGCGCGCCGGGGTGCGTCGGGCGCTGCGGCGCAGCACCCCGTCGACCGTGCTGGCGTGTCCCTGCGTCATGACACGTGATCCTCGGGCCACCACCGGCGGAGGTCAAGAACCCCGGTCCGGGACACATACCGGTTGGTACGCTCAACCGCCCCTTCTCTCAAGGATGTTGGGAGGCACGATGCGCATGCGTGTGAAACGGCTCGCCGTCCTGGCCGCCGCCCTGCTCACGGCCGGCTCGGCCCTGCCGGCGGCTGCCG includes the following:
- a CDS encoding acyl-CoA synthetase, translating into MTQGHASTVDGVLRRSARRTPARIALEYGTRTWTYEELDDAVSRAAAVLLAQGVAPGDRVGAYGHNSDAYLIAFLACARAGLVHVPVNQNLTGDDLVYIIGQSGSALVLTDPDLAGQLPDGVTALPLRDADGSLLDRLARKAPYDGPEPRAEDLVQLLYTSGTTALPKGAMMTHRALVHEYLSAIVALDMSPGDRPAHALPLYHSAQMHAFLLPCLAIGATNIVLDAPDGDVLFDLIEAGRVDSLFAPPTVWIALSNRPDFATRDLGGLRKAYYGASIMPVPVLERLRARLPGLAFYNCFGQSEAGPLTTVLGPDEHEGRLDSCGRPVLFVDARVVDEDGRDVPDGTPGEVVYRSPQLCEGYWDKPEETAEAFRDGWFHSGDLAVRDADGYLTVVDRVKDVINSGGVLIASRQVEDALYTHEGVAEAAVIGLPDERWIEAVTAVVVPRGELTEAELIAHAREKLASFKAPKRVLFVEELPRNASGKILKRELRDRFRGKE